One window of the bacterium genome contains the following:
- a CDS encoding methyl viologen-reducing hydrogenase, with translation MGNPKITLNLEWLSACAGCEVGIVDLHEKILDVLGLAEIQRCPVLTDIKDYPPADIGIISGAIRTEHDRHAAEEMRKSCGKIIAFGTCAVYGGIPGAGMVHSREDILDHVFIHNKTTETHTVPLARIAPLEHQITPLDEVIDVDLYLPGCPPHAAFILDALLALVEGRAPKANQEAICGRCKREMKQTDVSTIKGHHEGLPEDGVCFLSQGYVCLGSVTLDRCLAPCPTNGVECTGCAGPTMQILTEPNMDIRTHVADRMSHVTAIPRADIIRRIERESKNFYSYAMASKMIGLKPTFLIRKWIAEVEEEHE, from the coding sequence ATGGGCAATCCCAAAATCACGCTGAATCTTGAATGGCTCAGCGCCTGCGCAGGCTGCGAAGTCGGAATCGTTGACTTGCATGAGAAAATCCTGGATGTGCTGGGGCTGGCGGAGATCCAACGCTGCCCGGTGCTGACCGACATTAAGGACTATCCCCCTGCCGATATCGGGATTATCAGCGGCGCGATCCGCACCGAGCATGATCGCCACGCCGCCGAAGAGATGCGCAAGAGCTGCGGCAAGATTATTGCGTTCGGCACCTGCGCGGTGTATGGCGGAATCCCCGGCGCGGGCATGGTCCACTCCCGCGAGGATATCCTCGATCACGTCTTCATTCACAACAAGACCACCGAAACGCATACCGTACCGCTCGCCCGGATCGCACCGTTGGAACATCAGATCACTCCCCTGGACGAGGTGATCGACGTGGACCTGTATCTTCCCGGCTGCCCGCCGCACGCGGCGTTTATTCTGGACGCCCTGCTGGCGCTGGTGGAAGGCCGCGCGCCCAAGGCCAATCAGGAGGCCATCTGCGGGCGCTGCAAGCGTGAGATGAAACAGACGGACGTGAGCACCATCAAGGGGCACCACGAAGGGCTGCCGGAAGATGGCGTCTGTTTTCTCAGCCAGGGTTACGTCTGTCTGGGCTCGGTGACGCTTGACCGCTGCCTTGCCCCCTGCCCCACCAACGGCGTGGAGTGCACGGGCTGTGCGGGGCCCACGATGCAGATCCTTACCGAACCCAATATGGATATCCGTACACATGTGGCGGACCGTATGTCCCACGTGACGGCGATTCCCCGCGCGGACATCATCCGCCGCATCGAACGTGAGTCTAAGAATTTCTACTCCTACGCCATGGCGTCCAAAATGATCGGGCTGAAACCGACGTTCCTGATCCGAAAGTGGATCGCCGAAGTCGAGGAGGAACATGAGTGA